TTGCAGGGATAATGAACAATGGCATTTTTGGGTTGATTATGTCAAGAAGATTCTCAATCCTGAATTAAAGGATAGGATTGAGAGGGATAATAGTAAAATCTGTTCTTCCTGTTTATCAAATAAATTCAAGTTATTAATTTCCTGTTATTTTTATCAAAACGAGTATAAGCAGTTACTAACTGTGTCTTACCAGATTTGAGAGTCTGTCTAATGCTTACGATTCTCAGTAACTAACCATCACGACCGATATTTAATCTAATATTTTCATTTTGTGGGTGCGATTTTGAATTTTTGGCACAGTTTTCAATCTTTGGCTGGTATATTTAAAATATAAATTACCAGATATAAATTGGGATGGGTATATGGTTGAAAAAACTGGAGTTAAAGCCAGAACACAAGAAACAAAGCAGAAATGCTCGAATTCTTACAAACAAAATACTAGCAGTCCCTCAGGTTCTCCTGCCGATAGAGTCCTGCAGCTTCAAAGAACTGCGGGCAATCAGGCAGTTCAGAGGCTGGTCAGGTCAAGAACTTCACAGGCTAAGTCCAGAGCTTTGCAGGCTAAACTCAGGATAGGCCAGCCTGATGATGTCTACGAACAGGAAGCTGACAAAATTGCCGAGCAAGTAATGAGGATGCCTGAGCCGCAGGTTCCAAAAGGAGAAGAGGTTTCCAGCCACATTCGGAATAACTCTATACAACGCAGGTGTCCAGAGTGCATTAAGAATAACCCAAAAAAGGAAGAAGAGGAGGGAATCTTCCGGAAGAAGGAGGCTTCTAGCCCTATTCCTGAAGTAACTCCAGAACTGGAATCCCATATTAGCAATATCCGTGACGGTGGCAAGCCTTTGCCCGAGTCTGTGAGAGCTTTCTATGAGCTGCGCTTTGGCCGTGATTTCAGCCAGGTACGTGTGCATACGGATTCAAAGGCGGTGCAGATGAATCGCGACCTGCGGGCACAGGCATTCACCTATATGCAGGATATCTATTATGGAGATGGAAAAGCTCCTGATAAAAATGAGTTGACTGCCCATGAATTGACTCATGTGGTGCAGCAAACCGGGGGAGTTCAAGCCAGACAGGCCTCTGAGCAACTACCTGTCAAATTAAAGTGTTTGACTTGTGAAAAAAAGAAAGCGGAGGTACAAAGATCACCTGATATATCAGTTTCCATGCCCGGAATACAAAGGTGGTCACTCTTTGGCGATAACGAAGACGGGAAAGAGTCGAGTAGCTCAGGTGGAGGGATCTTAAATTGGGCTGAAGAGAAAGCCAGCGAGATAGTAAACTCCATTACTGAAGCCGGAGGCGAAGCGGTTGATTGGGCTAAGCAACAGGCAGGTGCAGTTATTCAATCTGGAGATGGGGCTGAACAGCAAGGTACTTCCGATAACATGTTTGGGGCAAACTTTAGCCCTGCTGCGCTGGCAACGGCAAAAAAACTGGCGAGTAAATTAAAATGCAAATTCTCAATTGGGAAGGAAGGAATTACTCTTAGTTGCGGGCGTATCAAGTTAACAGATCCCCAGGAAGAAAAGGTTCTGGAATTTCCTAAATTATCGAAGGTTAAGAATTTAAAAGACTATATAATTGCAGGGGTAAGAATCGATACGCCTCAACTTGGGCTTGACATAGGTCCCAGCCTGTGGCTGAGCGTTGGCTCGGTTACCCTTAATGATGTTTTGATTCGGATTGATCCCCTACGTGATACTTACATAGGACAGGGGCAGGTTAATGTTCCAATAGGCAGCCATATTGTCGTCGAAGCTGCGGGAAAGATAAATGCCGGTGCCACACTCTCAATTCCGGTCGAAGGGATTAGCATCCCTATTAAGGGTTTTGCTGA
The genomic region above belongs to Methanosarcina horonobensis HB-1 = JCM 15518 and contains:
- a CDS encoding eCIS core domain-containing protein, with amino-acid sequence MVEKTGVKARTQETKQKCSNSYKQNTSSPSGSPADRVLQLQRTAGNQAVQRLVRSRTSQAKSRALQAKLRIGQPDDVYEQEADKIAEQVMRMPEPQVPKGEEVSSHIRNNSIQRRCPECIKNNPKKEEEEGIFRKKEASSPIPEVTPELESHISNIRDGGKPLPESVRAFYELRFGRDFSQVRVHTDSKAVQMNRDLRAQAFTYMQDIYYGDGKAPDKNELTAHELTHVVQQTGGVQARQASEQLPVKLKCLTCEKKKAEVQRSPDISVSMPGIQRWSLFGDNEDGKESSSSGGGILNWAEEKASEIVNSITEAGGEAVDWAKQQAGAVIQSGDGAEQQGTSDNMFGANFSPAALATAKKLASKLKCKFSIGKEGITLSCGRIKLTDPQEEKVLEFPKLSKVKNLKDYIIAGVRIDTPQLGLDIGPSLWLSVGSVTLNDVLIRIDPLRDTYIGQGQVNVPIGSHIVVEAAGKINAGATLSIPVEGISIPIKGFAEGGFRGEGIGSTIFNFQEMAHLSYIQDKFIFDLESKIKAGFKVQFNVTPFLNVQYKIAEREKRLCEFTAPVWTWEKWIKAEELSIPLSINPGKSNKPVTIGPVTKQVISGEDIEGNLSRNLPGLQGKCTTLCDLIEEIGDPSQLISARSSIGQSQVFSASQDKVLKALSNAAAEVCGKKGEVPAVVNTGLDEPHPIGMIWYKPFNKYKPVIKFERDEHYYRTAPKKLPEDIDPKGRSLGVTIWYKEKSKFRKERKTDSRKEQNQLREMLKEYSIDYDENQYQVDHVLDLQLGGDDAFENLWPLETRVNQIANNAHRDQWVWFRESEGSKPIQAVLGDARLNGRWFIIQSTKG